From a region of the Synchiropus splendidus isolate RoL2022-P1 chromosome 12, RoL_Sspl_1.0, whole genome shotgun sequence genome:
- the thbs1b gene encoding thrombospondin-1 yields the protein MHFVLSVGGRDEGFSGRGTPSGVFHWDGIERHLVGWSSAVTLSFRGLALDLLALFLVRLVNRIAPVAGPSPRTMTGILLLLMLWGCESVSVAENRDDNSVYDLFELVQVPKKKNHGVTQVKGDDPYSPAYKILNPELIPPVPQAAFRDLIDSIHAERGFLLLLNFKQFKRTRGSLLTVEKQDGSGPLFEIVSNGKANTLDIGFATEDKQQVVSIEDVDLATGHWKNITLLVQEDRAELYAGCEEVNTAELDAPIQSILSPDTPASAQLRIGKGAVKDRFMGVLQNVRFVFGTTLEAILRNKGCQSSSDTTILENLNGSSAIRTEYTGHKTKDLQMVCGFSCEDLVSMFKELKGLGVVVKELSNELRQLTDENKLIKNRIGIHSGVCIHNGIVHKNREEWTVDDCTECTCQNSATVCRKISCPLIPCVNASVPDGECCPRCGTPSDYAEDGWSPWSEWTHCSVSCGRGIQQRGRSCDRINNNCEGTSVQTRDCYLQECDKRFKQDGSWSHWSPWSSCSVTCGAGLITRIRLCNSPHPQFGGKDCEGDGRQTKTCQKSPCPINGNWGPWSPWDSCTLTCGGGLQTRKRLCNDPIPKYGGKECVGDGRESQACHKKACPIDGCLSNPCFAGVKCTSFPDGTWKCGKCPVGYSGNGIKCKDVDECKEVPDACFEFNGAHRCENTDPGYNCLPCPSRYSGPQPFGRGVEQAAANKQVCTPRNPCLDGSHNCNKNARCNYLGHFSDPMFRCECKPGYAGNGHICGEDTDLDGWPNNDLLCVENATYHCKKDNCPNLPNSGQEDYDKDGIGDACDNDDDNDGIPDDRDNCPFIYNPRQYDYDRDEVGDRCDNCPYNSNPDQTDTDNNGEGDACAVDIDGDGIVNERDNCPHVYNVDQRDTDLDGVGDMCDNCPLEHNPDQVDSDDDRVGDKCDSNQDIDEDGHQNNLDNCPYIPNANQADHDKDGKGDACDHDDDNDGIPDDKDNCRLAANPDQLDSDGDGRGDACKDDFDQDNVPDIYDVCPENFDISQTDFRKFQMVPLDPKGTSQIDPNWVVRHQGKELVQTVNCDPGIAVGYHEFNAVDFSGTFFINTERDDDYAGFVFGYQSSSRFYVVMWKQITQTYWSNKPTKAQGYSGLSIKVVNSTTGPGEHLRNALWHTGNTAGQVRTLWHDPKNVGWKDFTAYRWHLIHRPRTGLIRVVMYEGKKIMADSGSIYDRTYLGGRLGLFVFSQEMVYFSDLKYECRDV from the exons ATGCACTTTGTCCTCAGCGTTGGTGGAAGAGACGAAGGTTTCTCCGGCCGCGGGACTCCCTCAGGGGTTTTTCATTGGGACGGGATAGAAAGACATTTGGTGGGCTGGAGTTCTGCTGTGACCTTGAGTTTCCGAGGACTCGCTCTGGATTTACTGGCCTTGTTTTTGGTCCGCCTCGTGAATCGAATCGCACCTGTCGCAG GTCCGAGTCCACGCACCATGACGGGGattctgctgctcctgatgcTGTGGGGCTGTGAGAGCGTGAGCGTGGCAG AAAACCGAGACGACAACAGCGTGTATGACCTGTTCGAGCTGGTCCAAGTGCCCAAGAAGAAGAACCACGGAGTCACCCAGGTGAAGGGAGACGATCCGTACAGCCCCGCCTACAAGATCCTGAACCCGGAGCTGATCCCCCCGGTGCCCCAGGCCGCCTTCAGGGACCTGATCGACTCCATCCACGCCGAGAGAggcttcctgctcctgctcaaCTTCAAGCAATTCAAGCGGACGCGCGGCAGCCTGCTGACCGTGGAGAAGCAGGACGGTTCCGGTCCGCTCTTCGAGATCGTGTCCAATGGGAAGGCGAACACGCTGGATATCGGTTTCGCCACCGAGGACAAGCAGCAGGTGGTCTCCATCGAGGACGTGGATCTGGCCACGGGCCACTGGAAGAACATCACGCTGTTGGTGCAGGAGGACCGCGCGGAGCTTTACGCGGGGTGCGAGGAGGTGAACACGGCCGAACTGGACGCTCCCATCCAGAGCATCCTGAGCCCGGATACCCCCGCGAGCGCCCAGCTGCGGATCGGCAAAGGAGCCGTGAAGGACAGGTTCATG GGAGTTCTGCAGAACGTGCGCTTCGTGTTTGGGACGACCCTGGAGGCCATCCTGCGCAACAAAGGATGCCAAAGCT CCAGCGACACCACGATCCTGGAGAACCTGAACGGCTCCTCGGCCATCAGGACGGAATACACCGGCCACAAGACCAAAG ACTTGCAGATGGTGTGCGGCTTCTCCTGTGAGGATCTGGTCAGCATGTTCAAAGAGCTGAAGGGTCTCGGCGTGGTGGTCAAAGAGCTGTCCAACGAGCTCCGTCAGCTG ACGGACGAGAACAAGCTGATCAAAAACCGCATCGGCATCCACAGCGGCGTCTGCATCCACAACGGCATCGTGCACAAGAACCGAGAGGAGTGGACGGTGGACGACTGCACCGAGTGCACCTGCCAG AACTCTGCAACGGTCTGCCGCAAGATCTCCTGCCCCCTGATCCCCTGTGTGAACGCCAGCGTGCCCGACGGAGAGTGCTGCCCGCGCTGTGGAACGC CGAGCGACTACGCGGAGGACGGCTGGTCGCCCTGGTCTGAATGGACCCATTGTTCTGTGTCATGTGGGCGGGGCATCCAGCAGCGCGGACGCTCCTGCGACCGCATCAATAACAACTGCGAGGGGACCTCCGTGCAGACCCGGGACTGCTACCTCCAGGAGTGCGACAAGCGCT TCAAGCAGGACGGAAGCTGGAGCCACTGGTCACCCTGGTCATCCTGCTCAGTCACCTGTGGCGCCGGTCTCATCACCCGTATCCGTCTCTGCAACTCCCCCCACCCCCAGTTCGGAGGCAAAGACTGCGAGGGAGACGGTCGTCAGACTAAGACGTGTCAAAAGTCTCCATGCCCCA TCAATGGCAACTGGGGTCCCTGGTCGCCATGGGATAGCTGCACCCTCACGTGTGGTGGGGGTCTGCAGACCCGCAAACGACTGTGCAACGATCCGATCCCAAAATATGGCGGCAAAGAGTGCGTGGGCGACGGCAGAGAGAGTCAGGCCTGCCACAAGAAAGCCTGTCCAATCG ACGGATGCCTGTCCAACCCGTGCTTTGCTGGAGTCAAGTGCACCAGCTTCCCAGACGGCACCTGGAAGTGCGGCAAGTGCCCGGTCGGCTACAGCGGCAACGGAATCAAGTGTAAAGACGTCGACGAG TGTAAAGAAGTTCCAGATGCCTGCTTTGAGTTTAACGGCGCGCACCGCTGCGAGAACACGGATCCTGGCTACAACTGCCTGCCTTGCCCCTCACGCTACTCAGGACCACAGCCGTTTGGCAGGGGAGTCGAGCAGGCGGCCGCCAACAAGCAG GTGTGCACGCCACGAAACCCCTGCCTGGATGGAAGCCACAACTGCAACAAGAACGCTCGCTGTAATTACCTGGGACATTTCTCCGATCCGATGTTCCGTTGCGAATGCAAGCCAGGCTACGCTGGGAACGGTCACATCTGCGGCGAGGACACGGACCTGGACGGATGGCCGAACAATGACTTGCTTTGTGTGGAGAACGCCACTTACCACTGCAAAAAG GATAACTGCCCCAACCTCCCCAATTCCGGCCAGGAAGATTACGACAAGGATGGCATTGGGGATGCCTGTGACAACGACGACGACAATGACGGCATTCCGGACGACAGG GACAACTGTCCCTTCATCTACAACCCGAGACAGTACGACTACGACCGCGATGAGGTGGGAGACCGCTGCGACAACTGTCCCTACAACAGCAATCCAGACCAGACAGACACCGACAACAACGGAGAGGGAGACGCCTGCGCCGTGGACATCGACGGGGATG GCATCGTCAACGAGAGAGATAACTGCCCCCACGTTTACAACGTGGACCAGAGAGACACGGATCTGGACGGAGTGGGAGACATGTGCGACAACTGCCCTCTGGAACATAATCCGGATCAG GTGGACTCGGATGACGACCGCGTGGGCGACAAATGCGACAGCAACCAAGACATCGACGAGGACGGACACCAGAACAACCTGGACAACTGCCCGTACATTCCCAACGCCAATCAGGCAGATCACGACAAAGACGGCAAGGGAGACGCCTGCGACCACGACGACGACAACGACGGCATCCCTGATGACAAGGACAACTGCAGGCTGGCCGCCAACCCTGATCAGCTGGACTCTGACG GTGACGGTCGTGGAGACGCTTGCAAGGACGACTTTGACCAAGACAACGTGCCGGACATCTATGACGTGTGTCCAGAGAACTTTGACATTAGCCAGACAGACTTCCGCAAGTTCCAGATGGTTCCGCTGGATCCAAAGGGTACATCCCAAATTGACCCCAACTGGGTTGTCCGTCATCAGGGCAAAGAGCTGGTCCAGACTGTCAACTGTGACCCCGGCATCGCTGTCG GCTACCATGAGTTTAACGCGGTGGACTTCAGTGGAACCTTCTTCATCAACACGGAGAGGGATGACGACTACGCTGGCTTCGTCTTCGGTTACCAGTCGAGTTCCCGGTTCTACGTGGTGATGTGGAAGCAGATTACTCAGACGTACTGGTCCAACAAGCCCACCAAGGCCCAAGGGTACTCTGGTCTGTCCATCAAGGTGGTGAACTCCACCACTGGCCCAGGAGAGCACCTGAGGAACGCCCTCTGGCACACAGGCAACACTGCGGGACAG GTGCGCACTCTCTGGCACGACCCCAAGAATGTGGGATGGAAAGACTTCACTGCCTACAGGTGGCATCTGATCCACAGGCCGAGAACAGGACTCATCAG AGTGGTGATGTACGAGGGGAAGAAGATCATGGCGGATTCTGGCAGCATCTACGACAGGACCTACTTAGGCGGCAGACTGGGTCTCTTTGTCTTCTCTCAGGAGATGGTTTACTTCTCGGACCTCAAGTATGAATGCAGAG ACGTATAG